A window of Plasmodium vinckei vinckei genome assembly, chromosome: PVVCY_03 genomic DNA:
AGTAAGCAAAGTATATCCTCTTGTGTGTGTAAAAGCCATGATATCAATTATAACAACATAATGATTAGTGAAAGTCAAAATGGTGGAGACCTACATAATGAAATACATAAAACACTTCCCTCATGtcttagaaaaaaaaaaagacataATTTTGTGTCACTATCTTATGCTCATAATAGTATATACTGGAATGTTTttgaattaaatttttttttattttttattggaattccaaaaaaaataatcgaaatatttataataaatgaaatagaTGGATATtgcttaaaatatatagaaaacaaattattagaAAATATGGGGATTTATGATAAAGTTATTAAAAAgtgtattatattatctGTTCAatgtttattaaaattaagagaaaaatataaacataaaaaaaaaataaaattattaaataacaaaattgataataaattacttttaaataaaaataaaatatggttattaaaattaataggAAGAGGTGGCTACAATAATGTTTATAAATGTTTATACATCaataatatcaaaaaatttagtaataataattttccaaACATTAACAATATcgcattaaaaatatgtatagataaaaaatacagtTATGATCTTTTCTCGGAGCTAAACATTTTATCAACCTTAAGACATCCAAATGTTTCACTATTTTTAGGTGGAGTAAAAAATCCACAAGCAATAGCATTAGAATATATTCCATGTGGTAgtatatttgatatattacataaaaaaaaaacaaaaataaaaattttagatataattaaaatgtgTAAAGATATAACAGCATTTATGTCATTTATTCATAACAAAGGAATATTACATTGTGATTTAAAATCagcaaatattttattatcagaATCTGgtgaaattaaaatatgtgaCTTTGGTTTATCAattcaaaatattgatGATAAGCCAAAATATTTAGGTATCGTAGGAACATATCAATGGACTGCCCCAGAAATATTAAGGGGTGAAGGATACACAAAAAAAGcagatatatattcatttggTGTTATATTATGGGAACTTTTACATCGAAAAATACCAtttaatgattt
This region includes:
- a CDS encoding tyrosine kinase-like protein, putative — encoded protein: MGRRKIWGQSYIRTNKGVYIGDIEDKKKHGWGIAINNNGNKYEGLFENDERNIFGLELLCCLYRHNYKNKKKGDEEKVDGNEIEQTSEKEFEKGNICLNSNRYIYIGKFKNGKKHGNGVLIDYNNYVMYSCIFLNNIIAYKDILFSLINNYQSKYEASHFFSFHHDQIICEKKSETTNFFDKDSKSDSIESGKSKNKLTNERDTYSFTKDRYKYITFNYIKFYEHVMDKIKKYNLHDLFLKYESGKEKCDWDEDIKNDYPHMEENKINNPTNTNEEPSSKQSISSCVCKSHDINYNNIMISESQNGGDLHNEIHKTLPSCLRKKKRHNFVSLSYAHNSIYWNVFELNFFLFFIGIPKKIIEIFIINEIDGYCLKYIENKLLENMGIYDKVIKKCIILSVQCLLKLREKYKHKKKIKLLNNKIDNKLLLNKNKIWLLKLIGRGGYNNVYKCLYINNIKKFSNNNFPNINNIALKICIDKKYSYDLFSELNILSTLRHPNVSLFLGGVKNPQAIALEYIPCGSIFDILHKKKTKIKILDIIKMCKDITAFMSFIHNKGILHCDLKSANILLSESGEIKICDFGLSIQNIDDKPKYLGIVGTYQWTAPEILRGEGYTKKADIYSFGVILWELLHRKIPFNDLKHPLDIIAQVGYSNKHLIINNNINNKLLYVLTSCLHKDKRKRKSFFFWSEYFDILYKANICCEDTNLSFLLT